The Cryptosporangium minutisporangium genome has a window encoding:
- a CDS encoding eCIS core domain-containing protein → MPATDPPAPEPSDHVREPATTTGPRAAAATNFQGRTVTVPPSAGSRYAPEPDAVRGQLGAGETLPTHLRAAAEATTDRELGEVRVHRDTAVAADVGARALTVGADIAIAPGEPQPGTAAGDRLLRHEIGHVLQQLDGPPHAAPGLPGPAAETEADEISDAMAAGRRPLTVTPLGGHAVQHQDVPDAGPSSEAFEPVSTFVLDPALEAAPPANVTTHVRVVGPAATGVDRYVQLDRPVRTAERITVYAVPLADVYDNPDEAAMATASDPFRIPPDLPEGAPAWTLNGSFIVSAVTDEYAFTTQPTPDAVGAGVVVVVDTSSGRILLDAGQQLSTPALAAPVGAEIARRLGETAPVRRFDEAVLMKGAPNGHNLPFVAERFAIGQIRATVDQYADPRARETLDAVRGAEAEYRRWLESDLRARLDTERAAWEARQPIAANAAIREVRWNHYVESQVSALLGTVVPPALMLAEETGGLVTLTGAPVDPAAGPTAIDAAIVDRLDTEWEKVPDEVVIGIGGGGMYLLDSYGVMLKPRQAPVPDVTVPNLRPTGPTGPQPIGAKTPTSWMGIPALGKAALIVVRTNVGMGFIMDAGTEVERFLPVEAARRMAIELGVSTLDAILTSHAHDDHVNVIRRLMAEHNIPPDRVIVSRSWTGLKTKVYTDLITDLRTRAGAEPVRTRLGPTWEPGLDLTGPKDSVTTTGVQLGGGRSVEIFALGGAQSDYQAKIAAGKSPGKLVDTGSFLYLFGNETSGNRAIVLGDLRGADFSAFLKDTAPGAARLDAALTGVKVLVGFGHHFGLAAGKSGSEDVKGMELLLRRLLLRNGELTIVIQSDAEFSFGKTPTAPNAQALLEFVTRLGARVVFAGEPTSPTPGGEAVLSSDLTVRTSGTGITQYSGEARTVAVLERLQMLHEAKRTVLSDAEMGPRHLRSTLPAADLVAGLNAEIAYLESRLNELVTLRGNELIEARGTEISAGKKAEFLADPERASVRAGVTADQIHTELQRVGAIEAALPGDVVTHLRAAIRLGSTLTIEAELSAIPRGVTEAIARLPEPRRVALERIYQQLKDAGATIDGDRVPADKRLDLMTRTTALRTELAAAANELTGPERTVLDGELHRVDAVLERLSEGVLRRESITRNAAGEQVKTEFLMKAPDKIDRVFGRIGQGFGALMVIHSVGGLASTAGGVASGEATIPEAILRTTHDAWGISIGIRMFRVQEVAQKEFVALALLEVGAAWMSDQGTEEEQNFRILRTTLHSTVNLLCMKAGMSIMSAAAVMPPSPVKAVTMSAGLAVTLAGEPLLALAHLDDDLVRLTAFGPGAVTHVYQDIGAVLDEYEMAIGSKMLAERDEASFTQLGSDRAAELKAAATEAKIRHTIRARLKEHQLIGLFEGAYAAAADSYIGLRTLDALAARFARTRGAATIGDPDQPGVQARFLALDAKLDLSGYDATRIAAMDQWTELRKRLTTLEGQLDAASPKWDELFEAMDKVQQILDNARYRIEVPPGGQRPVPMIRPGTPAYSAYTEKLAEFESRMSAVLRRAAVLGGGPGKPVDVTTAAYTGLARDAVDPRAAVARLQSLRTAYDARVAEGVAALPTMSKAETWSDSYRLGQRSEQAFREHPDLFHRLRLTEMALRSSIAQARSAAATTGTDPTVAGLIEREAAAAERAIEERRVSSGLILPSELDAELAGRRATEDRTLAARIDAAYPRARLTGAGAEPAPLAPEEIKALRGSELRDLGGRLSSTEQQLTRAWELLTPMRSVPLANPTLDPEQMSRLERQLMVIDTSPFLTWNAGWIKHTSEYTVPTGYQPVVARVGGDEYGTTKWGLLPMMYGTVIAINADAVALLGPEPVFVALAHMRELRPDELRLTGAGRPIASTNR, encoded by the coding sequence GTGCCCGCGACGGATCCGCCGGCGCCGGAGCCGAGCGACCACGTCCGCGAGCCAGCGACGACCACCGGCCCCCGCGCCGCGGCCGCCACGAACTTCCAGGGCCGTACAGTCACGGTTCCGCCCAGCGCGGGCAGCCGATACGCCCCCGAGCCCGACGCCGTCCGCGGCCAGTTGGGCGCGGGCGAGACACTACCCACGCACCTGCGAGCGGCGGCGGAGGCCACGACCGATCGCGAGCTGGGCGAGGTTCGCGTCCATCGGGACACCGCGGTCGCGGCGGATGTCGGTGCACGTGCGCTCACTGTCGGCGCCGACATCGCGATCGCCCCCGGCGAACCGCAGCCCGGAACCGCGGCGGGTGACCGCCTGCTCCGTCACGAGATCGGCCACGTCCTCCAGCAGCTGGACGGCCCTCCGCACGCGGCGCCGGGCCTACCCGGTCCCGCCGCGGAGACCGAGGCCGACGAGATCAGCGACGCGATGGCGGCCGGCCGCCGCCCGCTCACCGTCACGCCGCTCGGCGGCCACGCGGTACAGCATCAGGACGTACCGGACGCCGGGCCCTCCTCGGAGGCGTTCGAACCGGTCAGCACATTCGTCCTCGACCCAGCGCTGGAGGCCGCACCCCCGGCAAACGTCACGACCCACGTCCGGGTGGTCGGACCCGCCGCGACCGGGGTGGACCGGTACGTCCAGCTCGACCGGCCGGTGCGCACCGCGGAGCGGATCACGGTCTACGCGGTCCCGCTGGCCGACGTCTACGACAACCCCGACGAAGCGGCGATGGCCACCGCGAGCGACCCGTTCCGGATCCCGCCGGATCTCCCAGAGGGCGCACCGGCCTGGACGCTGAACGGCTCGTTCATCGTCAGCGCGGTCACCGACGAGTACGCGTTCACCACGCAGCCAACCCCGGACGCCGTCGGCGCCGGCGTGGTCGTGGTCGTCGACACCTCTTCCGGCCGGATCCTGCTCGACGCGGGTCAGCAGCTCAGCACGCCCGCGCTCGCCGCACCGGTCGGCGCGGAGATCGCCCGGCGGCTCGGCGAGACCGCCCCGGTCCGGCGCTTCGACGAGGCCGTGCTGATGAAGGGCGCACCGAACGGCCACAACCTGCCGTTCGTCGCGGAGCGGTTCGCGATCGGACAGATCCGCGCCACCGTGGATCAGTACGCCGATCCCCGCGCCCGCGAAACGCTCGACGCGGTCCGCGGCGCCGAGGCCGAGTACCGGCGCTGGCTGGAGTCCGACCTACGAGCCCGGCTGGACACCGAGCGGGCGGCGTGGGAGGCGCGGCAGCCGATCGCGGCCAACGCCGCGATCCGCGAGGTGCGCTGGAACCACTACGTCGAGTCCCAGGTGAGTGCGCTGCTCGGCACCGTCGTCCCGCCGGCGCTGATGCTCGCCGAGGAAACCGGCGGGCTGGTGACGCTCACCGGCGCGCCGGTGGATCCCGCAGCGGGGCCGACCGCCATCGACGCGGCGATCGTCGACCGACTCGACACCGAGTGGGAGAAGGTCCCCGACGAGGTGGTCATCGGCATCGGCGGCGGCGGGATGTACTTGCTCGACTCGTACGGCGTGATGCTCAAGCCCCGGCAGGCCCCGGTGCCGGACGTCACGGTTCCGAACCTGCGGCCGACCGGCCCCACCGGCCCCCAGCCGATCGGGGCGAAGACCCCCACCAGCTGGATGGGGATACCCGCGCTGGGAAAAGCAGCGCTGATCGTCGTGCGGACCAACGTCGGCATGGGCTTCATCATGGACGCGGGCACCGAGGTCGAGCGCTTCCTCCCCGTGGAAGCCGCCCGCCGGATGGCCATCGAGCTCGGAGTCTCCACTCTCGACGCGATCCTGACCAGCCATGCCCACGACGACCACGTCAACGTGATCCGCAGGCTGATGGCCGAGCACAACATCCCGCCGGACCGCGTCATCGTCTCCCGAAGCTGGACCGGGCTCAAGACGAAGGTCTACACGGACCTCATCACCGATCTCCGGACCAGAGCCGGCGCCGAGCCGGTGCGCACCCGGCTGGGGCCGACGTGGGAGCCGGGCCTCGACCTGACCGGGCCGAAGGACAGCGTGACGACCACAGGCGTTCAGCTCGGCGGCGGTCGCAGCGTGGAGATCTTCGCGCTGGGCGGCGCCCAGTCGGACTACCAGGCCAAGATCGCCGCCGGCAAGAGCCCCGGGAAGCTGGTCGACACCGGGAGCTTCCTCTACCTCTTCGGCAACGAGACCTCCGGCAATCGAGCGATCGTCCTGGGCGATCTGCGGGGCGCCGACTTCTCCGCGTTCTTGAAGGACACGGCGCCGGGCGCAGCGCGCCTGGATGCCGCGCTGACCGGCGTCAAGGTGCTCGTCGGTTTCGGACACCACTTCGGTCTGGCCGCTGGCAAAAGCGGAAGCGAGGATGTCAAAGGCATGGAGCTCCTCCTGCGGCGCCTGCTCCTGCGCAACGGGGAGCTCACGATCGTCATCCAGAGCGACGCGGAATTCTCGTTCGGCAAGACCCCCACCGCCCCGAACGCCCAGGCGCTGCTTGAGTTCGTCACCCGCCTGGGCGCGCGGGTCGTGTTCGCGGGCGAGCCCACCAGCCCGACGCCGGGCGGCGAGGCCGTGCTCAGCTCCGACCTCACCGTGCGCACGTCGGGCACCGGGATCACCCAGTACTCGGGCGAGGCACGCACCGTGGCGGTGCTGGAGCGGCTGCAGATGCTGCACGAGGCGAAGCGCACGGTGTTGAGCGACGCCGAGATGGGTCCCCGGCACCTGCGCAGCACGCTCCCGGCAGCGGACCTCGTCGCCGGGCTGAACGCCGAGATCGCCTACCTGGAGTCGCGCCTCAACGAGCTTGTCACGCTGCGCGGGAACGAGTTGATCGAGGCCCGCGGCACCGAAATCAGCGCGGGGAAGAAGGCGGAGTTCCTCGCGGACCCCGAGCGGGCCTCCGTCCGGGCGGGCGTCACCGCCGACCAGATCCACACCGAGTTGCAGCGGGTCGGCGCGATCGAGGCGGCTCTCCCCGGCGACGTTGTCACACATCTCCGGGCGGCGATCCGCCTCGGCTCCACGCTGACGATCGAGGCGGAGCTGTCGGCGATCCCACGCGGCGTCACCGAGGCGATCGCCCGGCTCCCGGAGCCGCGCCGCGTCGCCCTGGAGCGTATCTACCAGCAGCTGAAGGACGCCGGAGCCACGATCGACGGTGACCGGGTCCCGGCGGACAAGCGGCTCGACCTGATGACCCGCACGACCGCGCTCCGGACCGAGCTGGCGGCAGCCGCGAACGAGTTGACCGGGCCGGAGCGCACGGTCCTCGACGGCGAGCTCCATCGGGTGGACGCCGTGCTCGAGCGGTTGAGCGAGGGCGTGCTGCGGCGCGAGTCGATCACCCGGAACGCCGCGGGTGAGCAGGTCAAGACCGAGTTCCTGATGAAGGCACCGGACAAGATCGACCGCGTCTTCGGCCGGATCGGTCAGGGTTTCGGCGCGCTCATGGTCATCCACAGCGTGGGCGGGCTGGCGTCCACGGCCGGTGGCGTCGCGAGCGGAGAGGCGACGATCCCGGAGGCGATCCTCCGCACGACGCACGACGCCTGGGGGATCTCGATCGGAATCCGGATGTTCCGCGTCCAGGAGGTGGCCCAGAAGGAGTTCGTCGCGTTGGCGCTGCTGGAGGTGGGCGCCGCCTGGATGTCCGATCAGGGGACGGAGGAGGAGCAGAACTTCAGGATCCTCCGGACCACACTGCACAGCACCGTGAACTTGCTCTGCATGAAGGCCGGCATGTCGATCATGTCGGCGGCTGCGGTCATGCCGCCCTCCCCGGTGAAGGCGGTCACGATGAGCGCCGGTCTGGCGGTCACGCTGGCCGGCGAGCCGCTCCTCGCGTTGGCCCATCTGGACGACGATCTGGTACGCCTCACGGCGTTCGGGCCCGGCGCGGTGACTCACGTCTATCAGGACATCGGCGCGGTCCTCGACGAGTACGAGATGGCGATCGGAAGCAAGATGCTCGCCGAGCGGGACGAGGCCTCGTTCACGCAGCTGGGCTCGGACCGGGCGGCCGAGCTCAAGGCGGCGGCAACCGAGGCGAAGATCCGGCACACCATCCGGGCACGCTTGAAAGAGCACCAGCTGATCGGGCTGTTCGAGGGCGCCTACGCGGCGGCCGCCGACTCCTACATCGGACTCCGCACGCTGGACGCGCTCGCGGCACGGTTCGCCCGGACGCGCGGAGCCGCGACGATCGGCGATCCCGACCAGCCGGGCGTCCAGGCCCGGTTCCTGGCGCTGGACGCCAAGCTCGACCTCAGTGGCTACGACGCGACGCGCATCGCGGCAATGGATCAGTGGACGGAGCTCCGCAAGCGGCTGACCACGCTGGAAGGGCAGCTCGACGCGGCGTCTCCGAAGTGGGACGAACTGTTCGAGGCGATGGACAAGGTCCAGCAGATCCTGGACAACGCCCGCTACCGGATCGAAGTGCCACCCGGCGGGCAACGACCGGTGCCGATGATCCGTCCGGGCACCCCGGCCTACTCGGCCTACACCGAGAAACTCGCCGAGTTCGAGAGCCGGATGTCGGCAGTACTACGCCGGGCGGCCGTGCTCGGAGGTGGGCCGGGCAAGCCGGTCGACGTGACGACCGCCGCGTATACGGGACTGGCACGCGACGCCGTCGACCCACGCGCCGCCGTGGCCCGGCTTCAGTCGCTCCGCACCGCGTATGACGCCAGGGTCGCCGAGGGCGTGGCGGCACTCCCGACGATGTCCAAGGCTGAGACCTGGTCGGACTCCTATCGCCTCGGGCAGCGCAGCGAGCAGGCGTTCCGCGAGCACCCGGACCTGTTCCACCGCCTGCGCCTGACCGAGATGGCCCTGCGCTCGTCGATCGCCCAGGCCCGCTCCGCAGCCGCGACCACGGGCACCGATCCGACCGTCGCCGGGCTGATCGAGCGGGAGGCCGCCGCCGCCGAACGAGCGATCGAGGAGCGCCGGGTGAGCTCCGGCCTCATCCTGCCGTCCGAACTCGACGCCGAGCTGGCAGGTCGCCGCGCCACCGAGGACCGCACGCTCGCCGCCCGGATCGACGCCGCCTACCCGAGAGCCCGACTCACCGGTGCAGGCGCAGAGCCCGCCCCGCTCGCTCCCGAGGAGATCAAGGCCCTACGCGGCAGCGAGCTGAGGGACCTCGGCGGTCGGCTGTCCTCCACCGAGCAACAGCTCACGCGGGCCTGGGAACTGCTCACGCCGATGCGTTCGGTGCCACTGGCCAACCCGACGCTCGATCCCGAGCAGATGAGCCGGCTCGAACGCCAGCTGATGGTCATCGACACCTCCCCGTTCCTGACCTGGAACGCGGGCTGGATCAAGCACACCTCCGAGTACACCGTGCCCACCGGCTACCAGCCGGTCGTCGCCAGAGTCGGCGGTGACGAATACGGAACCACGAAGTGGGGGCTCCTCCCGATGATGTACGGCACGGTCATCGCGATCAACGCCGATGCCGTCGCGCTACTCGGCCCCGAGCCCGTGTTCGTCGCGCTCGCGCACATGCGGGAACTCCGCCCGGACGAGCTCCGGCTCACGGGGGCAGGTCGGCCTATCGCGTCCACCAACCGCTGA
- a CDS encoding ATP-binding protein, with product MVDDFLADALGRLDQRILEVCDEEERRASRLAGGGGRGWAAVRDLVRPPVNDLAIPAGEPAELVPDGSHVLRRIGRELALTERQLEVILVLLAAHVEPRYQSVYAVLQDDLRQPRPTERVVHALLGRHPDRSRALADALSAGGRLVRSGLVRRLPGLFAPLARPLDLADDVVAALLGAPEPPVEGATAQHWSVGTGAPGEPRWQVLFGPGDLAAAARERTDRRVVEIGVPPAPETAVGVATAAWRVGVATDACPLLDLSALEQPAVDAVVRTVEELVSGVGGGAWLLSREAIPVAAPHVEAASPTWAGRRDAWTAEAALRGIALAAPDAAELATRHRLDARGVRQVFGLAPPTPTLADLDRIAAGFGLEHVRLSQRTVPIRGFDDLVLRETTREALDRLVHYARHRDRIAEELDLERRFRLQRGPVALFSGLSGTGKTLAAEAVAATLGRPLHTVDLAQLVSKYIGETEKHVDEVMTQAERASAVLFFDEADALFSNRVEKASNAGEHFANMLVGYLLQRIELHDGTTILATNLRGGIDEAFLRRFQVRVEFPFPEADERERIWRLLLPDRLTLADDVDLGRLAKAHRLAGGDIRNAALKAVFAAHRRGAPLCQDDLERAIAVELLELGRLSRHPRGTDGQPDRGELLRAVLDDLHDQLDACLRGRFLKQIHLVHGSPTDERLAGKRPAVSIALFRLAARRGADGLRAGFIVSAWSHLAEEETELLGVVHEALGGMALAPVHGRVARLRVQESHDFDLLHRFWSSHDHPVRASVVVDAEIE from the coding sequence ATGGTCGATGACTTCCTCGCCGACGCGTTGGGCCGACTGGACCAGCGCATTCTCGAGGTCTGCGACGAGGAGGAGCGGCGGGCATCCCGGCTGGCCGGCGGCGGTGGCCGCGGCTGGGCTGCGGTACGCGATCTCGTGCGCCCGCCGGTCAACGACCTCGCGATCCCAGCGGGTGAGCCGGCCGAGCTGGTGCCGGACGGATCGCACGTGCTGCGCCGGATCGGCCGCGAGCTCGCGCTCACCGAACGTCAGCTGGAAGTGATCCTGGTTCTCCTTGCCGCTCATGTGGAGCCGCGGTACCAGTCGGTCTACGCGGTGCTACAGGACGACCTGCGGCAGCCCCGTCCGACCGAACGCGTCGTGCACGCGCTGCTCGGTCGGCATCCGGATCGGTCCCGGGCGCTGGCCGACGCGCTGAGCGCCGGTGGCCGGTTGGTGCGCAGCGGCCTCGTCCGCCGCCTGCCGGGGCTGTTCGCGCCGCTGGCCCGGCCGTTGGATCTGGCGGACGACGTCGTCGCCGCGCTGCTCGGCGCGCCGGAACCGCCGGTCGAGGGCGCGACCGCACAGCACTGGAGCGTCGGTACCGGTGCCCCTGGTGAACCTCGGTGGCAAGTCCTGTTCGGACCGGGCGACCTGGCGGCGGCTGCCCGCGAGCGAACTGACCGACGGGTGGTCGAGATCGGCGTCCCCCCGGCACCGGAGACGGCGGTCGGCGTGGCCACGGCGGCCTGGCGGGTCGGCGTCGCGACCGACGCGTGCCCGCTGCTGGATCTGAGCGCCCTGGAGCAGCCCGCGGTCGACGCCGTCGTCCGGACGGTCGAAGAGCTGGTCAGCGGCGTCGGCGGAGGCGCGTGGCTGCTCAGTCGCGAGGCGATCCCGGTGGCCGCACCGCACGTGGAGGCGGCGTCGCCCACCTGGGCCGGACGCCGCGATGCCTGGACCGCCGAGGCGGCGTTACGCGGCATTGCGCTCGCCGCCCCGGACGCCGCCGAGCTGGCCACCCGCCACCGCCTGGACGCACGGGGCGTCCGGCAGGTGTTCGGCCTCGCCCCACCCACCCCGACGCTCGCCGACCTCGACCGGATCGCCGCCGGCTTCGGGCTGGAGCACGTGCGGCTCAGCCAGCGCACGGTACCGATCCGGGGCTTCGACGACCTCGTCCTGCGGGAGACCACGCGGGAGGCGCTCGACCGGCTGGTCCACTATGCCCGCCATCGCGACCGGATCGCCGAGGAGCTCGACCTGGAGCGGCGGTTCCGGCTGCAGCGTGGACCGGTCGCGCTCTTCTCCGGCCTCTCCGGTACGGGCAAGACGCTGGCCGCCGAGGCGGTGGCGGCCACGCTCGGCCGGCCGCTGCACACCGTCGATCTGGCGCAGTTGGTGAGCAAGTACATCGGCGAGACCGAGAAACACGTCGACGAGGTGATGACGCAGGCCGAGCGCGCCTCGGCGGTGCTGTTCTTCGACGAGGCCGACGCGCTGTTCTCCAACCGGGTCGAGAAGGCCTCGAACGCCGGTGAGCACTTCGCGAACATGCTCGTCGGCTACCTGCTCCAGCGGATCGAGCTGCACGACGGCACGACGATCCTCGCGACGAACCTCCGCGGCGGCATCGACGAGGCGTTCCTGCGCCGGTTCCAGGTCCGGGTCGAGTTCCCGTTCCCGGAGGCCGACGAGCGGGAGCGGATCTGGCGGCTCCTGCTCCCCGATCGGCTGACCCTGGCCGACGACGTCGATCTCGGACGGCTGGCCAAGGCGCACCGGCTGGCCGGCGGGGACATCCGCAACGCCGCGCTGAAGGCCGTGTTCGCCGCCCACCGGCGCGGAGCGCCGCTCTGCCAGGACGACCTGGAGCGGGCGATCGCGGTGGAGCTGCTGGAGCTGGGCCGGCTGTCCCGTCACCCCCGCGGGACCGACGGCCAGCCGGACCGCGGTGAGCTGCTCCGGGCCGTCCTCGACGACCTGCACGACCAACTGGACGCGTGCCTGCGCGGACGATTCCTCAAACAGATTCACCTGGTACACGGCTCGCCCACCGACGAGCGGCTCGCCGGGAAGCGGCCGGCGGTCTCGATCGCACTGTTCCGGCTCGCCGCCCGGCGCGGCGCGGACGGACTGCGGGCCGGCTTCATCGTGTCGGCGTGGTCGCACCTGGCCGAGGAGGAGACCGAGTTGCTCGGCGTCGTGCACGAGGCGCTGGGCGGGATGGCGCTCGCTCCGGTGCACGGCAGGGTGGCGCGGCTGCGGGTGCAGGAGAGCCACGACTTCGACCTACTGCACCGGTTCTGGAGCAGCCACGACCATCCGGTCCGGGCTTCTGTCGTCGTCGACGCCGAGATCGAGTGA